In Pangasianodon hypophthalmus isolate fPanHyp1 chromosome 5, fPanHyp1.pri, whole genome shotgun sequence, the DNA window aatcagATTACAGAGTGTACTTACAGAAAGATTGGTAGAATGACTGAGTTCAAGTTAATTACAGGTAGCAGAAAAGTCTCTGTGCATTTGGCTATTCATCTGCCTATGACAGGATCATGGTACTACATTGCGCTACCATGGCACTGTGCACATGTATCTCTTTGGAGAAAGGGGATTTAGAAAGAGTTTTTATGGAGGCTGTATGGATTTCTTTGGTGGCTTACTTTGATGGACTTTAAAGCTCAGAGCAGCTTTAAGTGGTAACATGTTTCCGCTccagaaaatgaaaattgaCTGTTCTGTCTGCCACAAGCACAGTACGACTGAGAGCTTTGACCTCTCCCACATTGGGATCCAGCTTGACTTCAAACAGCTTTATTATCTagataaacacattaaagtgCAACATTTAAACGCTTCagataaaatatcaaaacatgaaaaatatacaCGCGTATACAGTGGACATGagaagtctacacacccctgttaaaactgcatgtttttgtggtGTAAAAAATATAACCAAGATAAATTGTCAGatattttttcatctttaatgtgatataacaaccaacaaaattcaaatgaaaatagaTAAGACatgttttagaaataaaaaagaaataacttttgtgtgcacaccccttaactaaatTTTCTGAAAGCACCTTCTGCTTGTAACACAGCACTCGGTCTTTTTGTGTAAgtgtctaccaacttagcatatcttgatttggcaattttattccactcttccttgcaaaagtGCTCCAGATCTATTAAATTGCAAGGGGGTCTATGCATGGCCTTCTTAAACTCATTCCATAGGTTTTTGCAGGTTTGTGCCggaatagattggtatttggaactGTCTACGATTCCCTCTATGACTAGAGCCCATttttcacagggatgtgtagactttttttatatccattgtaacTGCTGAATAACTGctattaaataaacagatagataacaTTTGTCATATGATCCAGTAATGTCCTCTGGTTTCTTACCCTTGCCAGACCCAAGTGCATCTCCAGTTCAGCAATACGTTTACCAACGCACCCTCTGACTCCAAACCCAAATGGAATGGATCCAAATGGGCTAGGTCGCTCTCTCCCATCCCGTAACCAGCGTTCAGGCTTGAACACTTTTGGTTCAGGAAATATTGTCTCATCATGAGTGATTGCATAATGGTTCATTGTAAACGTGGTCTGTTCAGAAGAGTGCTTGATTAGTTAAACAGTTATTTATAGAGGATGatacattttagaaataaaatagttagggaaaaaaacagtaccTTCTTAGGGAAGAAGTGTCCTCCAATAATCACGTCATTTTCTGATAAAAGGCGTGCGTTCATGGGAACAACTGGGTACATtctaaatataatcataaaatagTCTTAATATAATGgataaaataatcaatttatatAGAATAGGTAACAGATAAATGACACATTTACTTTAATGCCAAATATCCATACTGCCAAGGATATGACATAAATACACCTCTGCATTGCACTTGTCTTTGGTGAAATAGAGTTGAAAAAGGCCTTAACTAGCCACATACAAAGCAGGTGTATACTATATGGTACATAAATACAATGTGCTTGTacttataatttattttcttctatCCACCTTAGAGTCTCCTTGATGACAGCCTTGAGGTAGAGCATGCTGTTTATGTCCTCAGCTGTTGGAATTTTGTCCCCCTTGATGATGCTGTTAACTTCCTGATACAGTGTGTCCTGTGCCTTTGGATCTTGTGACAGCAGGTACAAGGCCCACATCATAGTGTTGGATGTCTTAAGAGACAggacatttatttagttttattcttCATTATACTTCTTATCATAATAATTTTTCTACTAATTAGTAAAGTTATATAGTAATCTATTGTTATCCTTACTGTGTCCACTCCTGCCAGGAGCAGCTCAGTAACGCTCCCATACACATCCTTTTTGCTCATGTTGGTGTTGGAAAGCAAGTAGCTGAGATACTGTCCTGAAACTTCCTGACCTGCATCCAGATGCATCTGAATTTCCTCCATCTTCCTGTCAATTAGCTTGCAGCCTAGTCAAAGTCATGCAGATATTTTTCTCAATTTAAATAAACTCAGAGAAGAGGTATTAGACTACTTCtagataaaaaagaaatcatacaTATGTACTAGAGAAGAGGGACAGGAAGAGAGACGGAAAGCTAATTGTTACAGCAGTGTCTTCATCATCTCACCGAATCTGAAGATGCCATCCCAACTACTTATGTAACGCCGCCAGAATGGCAAATAATTACGAGTCCACTTGGGTAACAGATTCACAGTCACAGTATGAGTGAACATCTGGGCAATGGAGTTGATGAAGTTTTGAGTCTCTGCTGGAATCTCATTCTCAAGACAGCCAATACGAGTCTCAAACAGTATGCTGGAGATTCCTGAATAAGGAAGGAAACAAGGCATATGTCTCATCTTACATTTGTATCATCACATACAATATAAAACCCATAATTATATGAGCAATCTATATATAATCCAGCTATAGACGTAATTGTTGGGCAGTAATAATTAAGACCTGACAGGTCATACCTTCTAGAGAGAAACGGTACAGCTCATTGGACATGTTGGGTACCAGGTCTCCAGTGGAGCTCGTCTTGCGTAGATGGCATATCCGTTTGATAAAATCTGTGACCACTTCATTAACTACATTGTCATACTTCACAGAGTCCTTCGGATGCAGCATACGCTTGTTCAGCACAGATCGGAGTTTGTAccatttctctccttctctagtggggaaaaaaaatgcaacatatTTCACAGAATTTTCCACAACTGAAAATTGAAGTAGAAGCTAGGAGAAGTGTGTGCGACTGATTTAGGGAGCTAGACAGGGGCTGTGAAACACACCTAAGATGTGGTTCATTAAGAAGAGATCAAGACTATGCCTTGCTCCTTGCAGTGTAAACTCTGAAAGGTTTCACTTTCTAGAAGGTGAATTTTGCAGTCATTGTAAGTACACTTATGggtagtggtagctcagtggttaaaatgTTGGATCATTGATCAGAAGCTTGTGAGTTCAAATATTAGTAATGCTAAGCTGCCATTGCtgggcacttgagcaaggccatAAACCCTTAAATGCtcagttgtgttttgtttttttttgaagagagaagagagagaaatatcaGTTGGTCTGGATAAAGGTGTTTTtacaaatgctgtaaatgtacttcaatgtcattttttttatctgaagcATCCTACTtgtcacacatttgcttacatttatgTATAGAAGTATATTATATCACTatcaccctccctatcctgCCTAAAACCACCAGCCATCTATACCTCTCTTCCACTCATAAAACCTCCACTCTGTTTTCCCTTCCtccttagcttcctgcaccctatcatcccttcctgtccctgactccttttcctcctacCATTGGAGCTAGCCACTAACACTTTCCTCtcttcactttcctcatccttggacctcctctgacctctatcctctaaacccaggaagatttcagccctgctccttggctatcAGATGTGTTACACAGTAatcggagagaattaagaacagcagagaggaagtggaagaaatcgcacCTCGACACAGATCTTGTCTCCTACtgtgctctcctgtccaaatttttatctgaagtgacttctgctaagactgccttctacaaagaaaagctggaatcctctgcacaaCATCCTcacaagctccacaacatcttttcttcactactgaaccctccggctcctcctgctccatcctccctgactgctgaagactttgccactttttatgatgagaagattggaaaaatctgccagacattcacttcCACCCCTACTCCTACAccacacactgaggattctccttctcattcgctgacacagttttctaaactaacaacagaagagatcctgcaaatcatcttatcctgcaatcctaccacctgcccattggatccaatccctttcacaatgctccagaccatctctcatctctcaccactatcatcaatggctccataacatctggtcatgtaccaacctcattcaagagagcaaaggttattcccatcctgaagaaacccactctagatccctctgacatcagcaactaccgaccggtatcacttctctcttttctttctaaaacccttgaacgaactgtctataatcagctgtcttgctatctctcacagaacgacctccaagatcccaaccagtctggcttcaaactggcacactccacagagactgcccttttggccgtcactgagaagctacatgctcatcctcatcctccttgaccattcagcagcgtttgacacagtgaaccacaagactctcttgtccaccctcatgagcctaggaattcatggtgcagcatggcaatggtt includes these proteins:
- the LOC113526133 gene encoding sterol 26-hydroxylase, mitochondrial: MFRYSGPNLLMAGRLVLRPAEATAFRVLLRSTTANLDLKRGAGGNAPASVPPGSIRTEADLPEITFPTILYRMIFKGYYNRMHELQLYEKQLYGPMFKVKGGNRHTISLTSVELLEELMRKDDKFPRRADMTLWTEYRDMNGLGYGPVTEEGEKWYKLRSVLNKRMLHPKDSVKYDNVVNEVVTDFIKRICHLRKTSSTGDLVPNMSNELYRFSLEGISSILFETRIGCLENEIPAETQNFINSIAQMFTHTVTVNLLPKWTRNYLPFWRRYISSWDGIFRFGCKLIDRKMEEIQMHLDAGQEVSGQYLSYLLSNTNMSKKDVYGSVTELLLAGVDTTSNTMMWALYLLSQDPKAQDTLYQEVNSIIKGDKIPTAEDINSMLYLKAVIKETLRMYPVVPMNARLLSENDVIIGGHFFPKKTTFTMNHYAITHDETIFPEPKVFKPERWLRDGRERPSPFGSIPFGFGVRGCVGKRIAELEMHLGLARIIKLFEVKLDPNVGEVKALSRTVLVADRTVNFHFLERKHVTT